The Sphaeramia orbicularis chromosome 18, fSphaOr1.1, whole genome shotgun sequence genome contains a region encoding:
- the LOC115438859 gene encoding transmembrane protein 151A: protein MQTEEETATAEEPILEEGSGREQQRPVQQSLASSLCRESHWKCLLLTLLMYGCFATLAWCALCRVPVLGSSSIPLGADDDATSAAYYNDILHLESPCSSGYVYIPLAFLAMLYVVYLVECWHCFSKTAMLAHAEFQEVYERVQRLQQATPCIWWKAISYHYVRRTRQVTRYRNGDAYTTTQVYHERVNTHASSSEFDYARYGVKDVSKELLDLQLHPAVRLRFTKCFSFSSARAEAAYLTQRARFFGENEGLDDYMEAREGMHLKNVDFREHILAFPDPAHQPWFSRHRVFWLASAFLLSWPLRVVSEYRTAYVHYHVEKLFGEDEDSGGGGGGGGGGGPGGGGRDGTDGGTENGIHPGGIGIGMGLNGTSYRAISRVNTVDMTELEWHIRCNQQMVPSYSEALLMDLDTSGGTNPTTTTPVSGPGTTPIQSTNPPPLALPVVFNSAYLLQSCPRCRRTTSSSSLPSRLRAPMGTTALLNATVAGIRAAGQGSGGIGGRLVLSRSGFSLGRLGSGRQNSLFHSRSMGGGLGGSREDGGGSGGGGGGGGSSGGFLGLGARQDNEETRGVLEGEGDDDDEEEEQEEVVRRREERGRGGRECDEEAEQESGGAVEGREGDRDRPPSYQDAFFFPVLIIHGEESCHAGDDM, encoded by the exons CAGCGGCCGGTTCAGCAGTCCCTGGCCTCCTCCCTGTGTCGCGAGTCTCACTGGAAGTGCCTCCTCCTGACCCTCCTCATGTACGGCTGCTTTGCAACACTGGCCTGGTGTGCACTCTGCCGCGTCCCTGTCCTCGGCTCCTCCTCCATACCTCTCGGTGCTGATGACGACGCCACCTCAGCAGCGTACTACAATGACATCCTGCACTTGGAGAGTCCGTGTTCCAGCGGCTACGTCTACATCCCCCTGGCTTTCCTAGCCATGCTGTATGTGGTGTACCTGGTGGAGTGCTGGCACTGCTTTTCCAAAACAGCCATGTTGGCTCATGCTGAATTCCAG GAAGTGTATGAGCGTGTGCAGCGATTGCAACAGGCCACACCCTGCATTTGGTGGAAGGCCATCAGTTATCACTATGTGAGGAGGACCAGACAGGTGACACGGTACCGCAACGGAGATGCATATACAACCACACAG GTATACCATGAGCGAGTGAACACTCACGCCTCCAGTTCGGAGTTCGACTACGCCCGTTATGGTGTCAAAGATGTTTCAAAGGAGCTGCTGGATCTTCAGCTGCATCCCGCTGTTCGCCTGCGCTTCACAAAGTGTTTCAG CTTCTCCAGTGCACGTGCTGAAGCTGCCTACCTCACTCAG CGAGCACGCTTCTTCGGTGAGAATGAGGGTCTTGATGACTACATGGAAGCCCGGGAAGGAATGCACTTGAAAAACGTGGACTTCCGTGAACACATCTTGGCATTCCCTGATCCTGCTCATCAGCCGTGGTTTTCCAGACACAGGGTGTTCTGGCTGGCCTCAGCGTTCCTCCTGTCATGGCCGCTGCGGGTCGTGTCTGAATATCGCACAGCGTACGTCCACTACCACGTGGAGAAGCTGTTCGGAGAGGATGAGGATTCTGGAGGCGGGGGAGGCGGCGGTGGAGGAGGAGGGCCGGGCGGAGGTGGAAGAGACGGGACTGATGGCGGGACTGAGAATGGAATCCACCCAGGAGGAATTGGGATTGGAATGGGTCTAAATGGGACAAGCTATAGAGCCATCTCCCgggtcaacacagtggacatgacAGAATTGGAATGGCACATTCGTTGTAACCAACAAATGGTCCCGAGCTACTCCGAAGCCCTCCTCATGGACTTGGACACAAGTGGGGGGACAAACCCCACTACCACCACACCCGTCTCTGGGCCAGGTACCACCCCAATTCAGAGCACCAACCCACCCCCGTTAGCTCTGCCTGTGGTGTTCAACTCGGCATATCTACTCCAGAGCTGCCCTCGGTGCCGGAGGACCACGTCGAGTTCCAGTCTTCCATCCCGGCTAAGAGCCCCGATGGGTACGACAGCCCTCCTGAACGCTACCGTGGCAGGGATTAGGGCGGCAGGGCAAGGGAGCGGGGGCATCGGAGGGAGGCTGGTGCTGAGTCGGAGCGGGTTCTCATTAGGGAGGCTCGGAAGTGGGCGTCAGAACAGCCTGTTCCACTCCCGAAGTATGGGGGGAGGTCTGGGAGGAAGCAGGGAAGATGGAGGAGgtagtggaggaggagggggaggagggggcagCAGCGGAGGATTCCTAGGGTTAGGAGCGAGACAGGATAACGAAGAGACCAGAGGAGTGCTAGAAGGAGAGGGAGACGATGACGATGAGGAGGAAGAACAAGAGGAGGTGgtgaggaggagagaagagaggggaagaggaggaagagaatgtGATGAGGAAGCAGAGCAAGAGAGTGGAGGGGCGGTGGAAGGGAGGGAGGGCGACAGGGATCGGCCTCCTTCCTACCAGGACGCATTCTTCTTCCCTGTTCTTATTATCCACGGAGAGGAGAGCTGCCATGCTGGAGATGACATGTGA